The genomic stretch AATGAACATTGGAAATTTTGCAGCTGCTTGCCGTGCTACCGTTAAGATGTCTCCAAAACAACTGCAGGCTTCTAAAAGCTCTTTGCCAAGCAAAAAGTCTACTGAATCATTTGAATGGGAGGACTCTTGTATGGTTAACTTAGTTTTGAGCAGCTTTGGTAATTTAAGTCTAAATGAGAAGTCAGAGAGTGAGCCCCTAGATCCTAAGGTTGAAATCATCTCAAGGTTAGTCCACAATATTAAAGAGATCAAGCAACAGGTAAAGGAGCGCAAGGAATGGGCTCAAAAGAAAGTGGTTCAAGCTGCTAAAAGGCTCAGCCTTGATCTTTCAGAGCTCAAGATTTTGAGAATGGAAAGGGAAGGAAAGCAGCAGCTAAAGAATTACAAACTAGAACTTGAGGAAGAGACAATGAAGAAGCTTATGCAACTGGAGGATGATCTTAGGAAGACAGGTTGTCAAGCTGACCTTGCAAACGCGGCAGTCAAGAGACTCAAGGTTGAAAATGCAGAAATTAGGGCAGAGGTGGAAGCTTTTAAGTTGAGTGCATCAGAGTCGGATAAAATTTGTGTGGAAGTTGTGAGGAGGGAAAAGAAGTGCCTGAAGAAGATTTTGGCCCTGGAGAAACAGAACAACAAATATCGGGATgagattgaagaagaaaaaaagctgTCCATGCATTTGCATCAGCAGTCAGTTGACCTCAAGAAGGCTCAAGAGGAAATTGAGGTGCGTTACTGGCTTCTGCTGGAAAGTAGACCTAACTATAGCTTTTCATATTTCCCGTGTAAAAAGAAGAGGGCTTTATCCATAAGCATAACTAGATGCATTTCTGTTCTGGAtgttttcactctctcttttctaATATTTCTGTAGGGATGAAAATTTAGTTACCAGGATAGGACAGTTCATCTTGGCTGCAGTATTTGTTGACATTATAGAAGTAgagctttgttttattttatttggtgttATTTAACCGGGTCTTGATAATGAACCTAGTTTGCCCTTCATACACCATgagattgattttatttttgtttgaattaagtTTTCAGTTTTTTCTTTCTAGTCTTTGGTGGGGATATCTTTGCTTAATCGCAGTTCAGACTTAGCCTACCTTCCTATATTATCATCACCTAAATATGCTCTTCCCATATGCATGGAGCTCCTTTGTGTTATATGCTAGTAATTTAATGTTTATGCCCCACTTATCCTCAACAGCATGATGTGCAGTTTTCAGTGAGTTTCTTTAACTGGCTAGTGGATTCTAGGGCtataaattttgaagaaataacTTGTTAACAGTTGCTTATTCATTCTTggtttttcctgtttttttatcatgaaaaaaggaaaaagtaaaaaagccAGAACTTTAATTATGGTTAATAGAAATCAAGTTTACAGAAATAAAACTGCCATAAAATGTGTTTGATATCTACCTGTATTGTGCTTCGGTTACATGTTTCTCAGTGAGACATGAATCTGTGCATCATTTATCTAGGCTGCACTGCTTTCCTCTGAATTTTAACCCACTTGATAAGGGGGGGGGGGTGGCATTTAATCTAGACAAGCTATTGCTTAATGCCTGATTTCAGAGACACAGACACAGTACAAGAAGAGTAAATAATGTATAGGACATGGATATTGCATGATATTGTGAAGGACATATTCTTTTGTATGCATAATTGTTTTACAGTtaactttcatttctttctgaTTAATTTATTTACACTAATATGTTAAGCAACACATCCCACTGCTGCACCCCCAATATGTCCGTATTTGAAATTTTACTGATTATACATGTCATGTAGAATTAGGTCAACCTTAGTGGCTATCCAGGTAGGGTCTTTTAGGTTGACATGCTCTACTGTAATTATCTGATGCTTTATTCACTCTTATGTTGGTTTTTAAATCAATGTGTACTTTTCATTTCTTAAATGATTATCTAAAACTGTTTTTGAATTTGATAGCACCTATATATTTTATTCCATTCAGggtaaaaaatttatgaagttTTAATTACAGGTCATGTGGAGGCAGGGAGTAAAGGCTAAAGAGCTTGCCATAGCCCAGGTGCAGGAAGAACTGAGATTAAAGGAAGAAGTGGAAGCCAATATGAAAAGAAAGCAGCACGCATTGCACCAAAAGATGGAGCTAGATTCTCAGCGTTGTAAAGATGACGTGCAGCGACTTGAGATGGAAATATCCCATCTTGAATTGTCGTTGGATTCCAGCAATCCGCATTATCAACAAGATGTTTTCTTCACAGGGGAATTAGGGCTCGCAAGACCAGAGAGAGACGATGCACTTGAGATTATGCTTCCTGATTCACTAGATTTATCTGAGGAAGAAGTAATCCATGATCGAGTTTGCTTGATCTGTATGGAAAATGATGCTTCTATTGTTTTCCTGCCATGTGCCCACCAAGTTCTATGTGCCAATTGCACCGAGAATCACTGCAACAATGTGCAAGCTAAATGTCCATGTTGCCAGGACCCAATTGCACAGAGAATCCGTGTTTATGGCTTAAGCTCATAGATTCAGATTGACATATTTCATTGACTGGTAAGATCCCACCCAAACTATGTAATTGAAATGTCTTAAATTCCTGCTCTCATCATTGtcataatcatcattatttgcattatttgaaaaatgaaattactctgattttttttatataatttttatagcATAAACCTTTATCAATGTAATGGTTGTGGGAACTACTTCCAAAGTGGTGAAATACTTCCCACAACATACTGTTGGTGATAAGCCAAAGGAAGGTGAGAATCATATCAAACCATCATAAACCTTTGTCATGAGTTTTGATTCATTAATTTCTCTATTCATGTATGTGTTGTGTTATCACATGCACATGCTCGCATTTCTGGACCGTCGCGTCTCACCGACCTTATTTTTAATGATGTTTGTTTTCTATATGTGCAGAAAGTTAGAAGGCAAGAGTAATCCAATGACAGTTCGTGGTTAATGTTACAGAAGAAGAATACATATTCCTATAGTATGACatgcaaacattaaatattatGTAAAAATGTGAATAGCCCTTTGGTTTTGCTTCTTCTAGCCTAGTTATGCTGCTCTGTATCTCAGTTTACTTTCAGATATATATCCAGTTTTTGTACATGGGGAAGCTCTTTTTAATCAAAGTAAAATGACTATTAATTACACTACCCTTTGGTTTTCTCCTCGGTatttaattgagtttttcataAGTGGCAATTCAGGAAAAGCTTCAACCATGGTCATTTAATCCAACTGGTGAGAACGACAACGTTTCACTGCTCTCATTTGGGTTAAGATTGACGAGGGACGAGCTGGTGCTTTTCTGGGTAAATGGTACCTTGAACTCAATTGGCATTAATCTCCAAACCTTTCCAATATCAAGAATTTAGGGTTCATTACCCCAAGATAGGGATTTCCTACAATTCTATGCTTGGAGCGGGGAAATTTGTAAGGGGACAATAGAGGGTTCTACTTACCCGAATGGCCCCCCCACTCTGGTAGATGACTAGGTAGGCCATAATTTATTTAAGTAAATGGGTCTTACATATGATCTCTCACATTATCCGTCCCAATTGCTAGTAATTCGGGCAAGTAATTGTTGTAGATCCTTATCCGATTGGGCAGAAGAGAAGTTCTCTTAATGAAGCTTTGCCCAAGACAGAGATAATAATAGGGAGCATTGATTGTAGGGAATCTCGGTCAATTACATCTTCAAATTTTCTTAAGGAAGATCTCTTGGAAACTTAATAACACCAACCAATTCACCTCTTACTGAGTGGCCAAGAATAGCCAAAAAATTTCCGTGGATTTTGTGGTAGTCAAGAACAGAACTTCTATGCTAATATGTAACCAAAACCTTGAGattgctttttcaaaaaaaaaaaaaaaaaaaaaaattataataactaTTGTAAACAAAAACTATCATTTgccaaaataaattacaaaaataaaaaataaaaaaatggtattcaagaaaatgtatagaatagaaaacaaaagcGTCATTGAGTGTGGCAGGGTTTAGGATCTATAGTATAGTGTCCCAGCCGTCCAGTACGATAGAGATTTAGTAACTTAGCAGCAACTTTATCTTGAGCCTCCTCACCAAGTTCCATAGGAATCCTAAAAGCTTCACGCAATGCTGTGAATTGTGTCTCAATAAGCCTGCACATGTCCTTCTCGTCTTCCACATTACCATCAAAAGATGAAATCGTCTCAAAGAGAGTTCGACGAATATCATGCACTATGAAATCCTGCATCAACAAGCATGAATTCAATCTCAAATAAAGATAAGAAGGCAAAGGAACCAAAAACCTAACATCAAAGATAATCCCAGTTGGAAAAGATATTCATGCTAAAGCGAGTTTTAATATCTGCTTTTAGAAacaataatgataattgcaaCAGAACTAGTTGGAGGGATTCTTTCTGGGGGCAGCAAGATTCCTATTTCTATGACTGTTTGAAGGAAGCACCAAGTAACAAATTGATTGATGTTATTTCAGGGATATTTCTGAATACTATATTTTGATTTATCCCATGAGAACTAAACATGGATAATAGTTACTTTATGATCTAAATATTTGCTACTTTCctatatattattgtttgaatttgAGTTATAGATATgccttttttaactttttggtaCTTGTTATTTATCTTCTAAATCAAAAGATTATATACAAATGTATAATTATCGCTTAATCAATTTATAGTCCTAGTCAAATCATatcttaatttttcaaaaatttccaTATTACCATATCAATATCATTTCGTATCTTTGTTTCATGTTTCCACAAAGTCGCAATTTTGTATATATCTTACTTGCTAATTTTAAACTAACTTGCTCAAAAGTCTCCCCTCCAACTCCTCTTGTTATCCTAAACCAgtaataatgttatttaatagactactatacgactgtcatacaactggGATGACATAGCTatgaaaattaatcttttttttttcttttttttatctattttacaAATGTTGATCAAATgactgattttcactgtcacatcattAAGTTATATAACAGTCTAATAAACATATTACTCTCCTAAAATGAGAATTTTATGTTCCAGTCCCTGCACATGCGTTGCTTACAACTATTACTGTTGAGATTCACTGCCTTCCGATGTCTTACATAGCAACTACAGAGAGTTAccaagaagaaaaggaaacataAATAGATAAATCCAAAAGAAGATAATTTACAACAATAATTCTTTTTAGATATATGATAAATTAATAGCTGATACCTGTGTGTGATCTGTGGGGTATTGTCTTTTCTGTTTCATGTCCAACTCAGAGCTACTTAAACACTCTGGTTTGTCATCTACGAATATTCTGTCATTCTCATTCATGGCCAACTTTGCCCATTTCTTGTATTCATCACTTAAGTTGAGGATAGCCAGAAAATACTGAGCGATTTCCCTTTCCCCTACTAAGCAATCTCTAATTGATCCTACAGTTTGGAATAAGCAAAACCTGAGCTGACATTGATCCAAGCTTTGGAATTTTCAACAATCTTATTCATCCAAGATTAGCCACTGTAGTCTATGCAGAAGTACTCAGGTTACAGGCCAAAGTAATTCTAACCCACAGAGTTAAACCAGCTACAGGACTCATCAAAACCCATGGAAGGAAAAAACCCTAGTAGGTATAGTCATACCTGTTAAAGCTAACTTGGAGCAGACCTCAGTGTCAAGAATTTTAGGAGGCAAAACACCTGGGGTGTCCAACACATAAATATTGGGATGGCTACCAATCTGAAATGAAAACTAACTCCCTCttacaacaagatttaaagggaaaaaaaatcaaaagatgagaagtcaagaaaagaaatatgcagAAACTCTGAATAGCTATTTGATTATCTTATGCCCGTTTGTTGTAGAGAAGCTAGAGCAAATTCAAAACCAACAAAGTTGTACTCCAAatgttttattccttttcttttattggatTCAAATGAAGCATGAAAGGGAGTGATAACCACGGACAATAGATTTTTTGCTTCTAGGACATACAATGTACTAATAAATGAAGGACACACCTTCAAGCTGCTGATATCTTTCGTCTCACCTGGGTGAGGACTCACTATTGCATGTTTCAACTTTCCTTTCTCTACCGTCCAAAGATTAAAACATtagtaataaaataaacatttacAACTCAAAGAATAGAAGAAACTCAATTCccgcaaaaaaataataaatcttgaAACCAATACCTGCAGCACTAATCCTCCCAATTTGATGCAATGAGTTGACCAGGGCGGACTTACCGACATTTGGAATCCCAACAAGCATTATTGTTGTAGTATAACTAGAATGATCTGTCTTCTTCAATTCTCTGACTTGGGCTTGTAAAAAATTTAGGAACTGTAAGAAATGAAAACTCTGATTGCTACGGAAgttatgaaaaacaaaaactagaTTAACAGAATCAGTAACAAAACAACAGATATAAAGTTTAAACTGATCAAGttggtattttgaaaaaatcaacaTACTAATAGAGACACGTTGTAATCACTAGTATATGCATTCTCAAGTAAAATAGGATAGAAGAAAGACATAGCTCAGTGACAAACAACAGATTATACCGCCTTATTTATATTTGCCGATGAGATCCACCTCTAGGCACTTCCACCCCAATAAGAAGGTGATAGAGGGTAAACTAGTGGGTTCAAGACAAATGGGGTGTTTGTGTAAATTatggagcatatatatatatatgaacgtaGTGACACTATTACAACCACTGGATGCCATTATCAAGCAAAACAGAACAGATGCAAGACAAGATATTTTTTACATATTTAGGTTGGTTTTAGATATCTAACTAAAATGAAATCACACACTTCAGTTCCTCACTGCATTTCAATGAGATATTAGACGTGTCCACCCACATGCAAACACACACAGAGTCCTCACGACAATGATGTAAAAGTATCAACATAATTTTATTGCATATAGTACTACAGACATCGATTCAGCAAATAATGTTGAGACTCAATTCATAAGCTATTGACAAAATGCCATGCAAAAAACTACCTAACACATAATGGAATACTCCCAATGTTCCAAAGAAATACAtacaaagtaaaagaaaatcacaTTACCTGctttatattttccttattaTGTGAATTCACTCCATAAGATATGCAGTTTTGTTGCTCGAAGTACCTTATCCACTCCTACAAGcccaaaaagagagagagagagagagagagagagagagagagattatttgAAGAGAAACAAGAGTGATCAATGACATGAATTAGAAATGACTATAAATTTTCATTACAATGAAAGTATATATAACTACTAGAGAAAGCTATTTTTGCCTTTTCTGATAAAAcatgtcttttttctttcatcaaaAGGATTAGAAGTCCCTCAGATGTTtcatatttaattagttttaaataCTTAATGACTTCAAGATTGATGGCTATTTCTTTGAGAAAACATGAGAAGAAAAATACCCACCTTCATTTGAGATCGGTTTGCAAGATCCATCTTGTTCATCACTATGATTCGCCTTGGGGAAGATGGGTAGTTTCTTAATTGCTCATACTCCGATGACAATGGAATCTAGAAAGCAAtaacaataaatattaaaataatgcaaaatttaaTGAATGTTCCAGATCATCCAGTGCCCAACAGAACGGGGTAATAAAAAGGTTGTTAAAAGTTTCATTAGCtgatatttaataaaaacatcatAAGATACAATTCTAGATAACCATTTTGATCTCAAATGTAGCGAAATTTCTTTTTTGACCCATTAAGAAATTCACTTTTATAAAAACCGAGCAAGCAATTTTCTCTTAAAAGAAAGCAAATTACTCAATCTAGCTAAGGAAAATGAACCTACTtcaaaagaaacagaaagagTATCATTCTCTAAACATAGAGATGAATGACGGCTTTGGATCATTAAACAAAACtgaagccaccccaaacccagATTTCATTCCCCACCTACTCCTCTGTGGATTCAACATTCATTAGAAACCCAAACCCAGATTTTAAAACAAGAAACTCTCACatacatttcatcaaacatttGGTATACGAAACCAAAAGGACCTTTTCAAGCTTATATAGACAAAGAAAAGTTGACAGAAACGGGAGGTACCCTTGCATCTCTGACTTCAAGAACGAGATCAACCAACGGGATTCGCTCAGCGATGGCACGAGAGGCTGCGGCCATGTGAGGGCCGTACCAGCCTCCGCCACTTGACCCGTTCTTTCTGGCTGCTTGCTTTACCGCATCGCCTATTTGCCTCGCCAAAGTAGCCGTTGCCATTTTGGCTGGAAAATTCAAAAAGTGGTTTGAACGTTACTTGACCCTAGAGTTTAGTTTTTAGGTAACTACTTGagagattttattatttaatgatcataattttcaatttcaatcaaagaATTTCTTTGAGGCTTTGGAAAATGCATTAGGCCCATTCCGTAAAATTTTGATTACCAAAGTgttttgtacaaaaaaaaaaaaaaaaagagaaatatttttataaaaaaaaatcaaaatttgttgTACAAGAGTAGCGGCAATGCCACTGTGGTGGTGATTCGATAGCCCTAACAATGGCCACAAAATTGTGTGACGGCCACCGTGAGGCCACCAAATGTGATCACCACACAACACcactattttttgtttaatttcaactttctaaaatatttcttatttcttattttttgagaaatatttcGGATTTTGAAAATAGTATTAACGGTGGAAGCACTTAGTGTTTtgcgaaaaagaaaaaaaaatcaagtgacCAATGACAACCCCCAACAACCTACCTAAACATGTAGGTCTCATATATGCTCTCTCACATTAAACAATTTAGATAAGTAATTACTATAAATTTTCATCCGGAGGTCAGTTGGCAACGATCacctttttttcaaatggattaAGCCTCatttactttaattttcttttagctATTATTCACAGAAAACAATTTTGCTTCAAATATACAAATATCTATCACATATTTGATCAAAGGCTTCTAATCATACTAAAGGACACATTTCAAGAGATTATAAAAGGCTGAACCTAATCACCCATAACATTTGGTTAGGTGTTCCTCCTAAGGCTGGAAATGGCATATAGTTTGGGGGAAAGGTGCAGAGTTCTCGTTAGTAGTTGATCAAAACGAACTGATCTATGTCTCCATTACAAATCTCACCTTGTAAGGTTTTTGCTTGTCTTTGGACTCAATAGGGTGGGATTTTTTGAGACATGATTTCAGATTCACCGGTTCCCCTGTCAATACAGGTGAGGGAACTGATTCAACTGAAGACTTGGTTCCTCTTCTCCTGTGTTCAAGTTGCTCAAGCCAGAACCGGATATTTGCCCCACCAAAtaaaaccttctttttcttaGCATATATATAAGCAGCAAATGCATCGAGGGGGCGTAAGAAAACCACCCGAACAGCATCTTTATGAGAAAAGGCTTTTGTCCTCTTGGGATCTACAGTGCCAAATGGTCTAAATCTCTTTACCAGCTCCTGCTTCGATGGCAGCTTGAAATCCTTAGGAAACTTTATACACAAAGACGAAGAAGCAGCAATGGTGGCAAGTGCTTTCAATTTCTCTACCCTTTGTGACTTGAATGATGAATTAGAACAAACAGGTGGACATGATTTTGGACTCACTGGTTTCCCTGTCAACGATGTCGATGGGACTGAAAATTTCGTTCCTCTTCTCATGTGTTCCAGCGGGTCGAGCCAAAACCGGATATTAGCCTCACCAAACAAAAGCTTCTCTTTCTTAGCATATTGGCAAGCAGCCATTGCACCAGTTGGGTGTACAAAAACCACCTTGGCAGCACCTGTGCAAGAAGAGATTTTTGTCCTCGAGGAATCTACTGTACCAAATGGACTAAACTTTTTGATCAACTCCTCTTTTGACGGCAGCTCAAAATCCTTGGGAAACTTCATGTGCAAAGATGTAGAAGCAGCAATGTTGGCAAGTGCTTCCAATTGCTTACCCCTTTGCGACTTGAATGATGTATCAGAACTAACAGGTTGGCACGATTTCGGATCTACTGCTTTCCCTGTCAACGAAGGTGAAGGAACTAAAGACTGGGTTCCTCTTCTCTTGTGTTCAAGTGGGTCAAGCCAAAACCGGATATTTGCCCCACCAAATAAAACCCTGTTTTCCTTAGCAAATTGGTAAGCCGCTAATGCATCAGTTGGGTGTAAGAGAACAACCTGGGCAGCACCAGTATAAGAAGAGATTTTTGTCTTCAAGGAATCTACTGTGCTAAATGGGCTCAATTCTTTTACCAACTCCTGCTTTGATGGCAGCTTCAAATCTCTAGGAAACTTCATATGCAAAGTTGTACAAGCAGCAAGTGCTTCCAACTGCTGACCCCTTCGCAACTCAAATGATGAATCTGAAGTAACAGGTTGATAGAGCTCCTTATTCTCCTTATAGCTGTCTCTAGAAGTGACACTAATGCTGGGTTCTTTGTTGGATCTAACGGAGGTAGTACCAACGCCATCACTAGGCAGCATCTTGATTTTATCAACAGTAGGGTCAGATTGTGATAAGCATATTTTGGCTGCCAATCTAGAATCAACCTCAATGACATTGGCATGAGTTCCAATAATATGATTAAACGCTGATTGAGTTGCAAGAGGTCGATGTAAATTCAAATTGCAATCAACTTCAACACCCTCATCATCTTCCCAAATACTTACACTTCTCCCAGTTTCCTGTCTCGTGACACAAGATATGCAGGCCCTAGCATCATTTAGCATATCAACTCTTTCTTCAGGCTCCTGAAGCTTGGCAATTTCAACAATGTGACCATGGTGAGAAAGATCAGACAAAGCAGGCCCTGAAATATAAGAATCGGATGAGTTTTCCTTGCATCCAGTTTTATTTATCTGCAGATATGCAGTAGTTGGGATAGTCTTGTGTAGCTTAAAAGAACTACAAGAAACATAAGGTTGATGATCAAGCTTCCTTTTTAGCCCCAGACAGTTAACAGGATTGTCTGTGTAAGATACAGAGGGGCCAAAACTTTCTCCACAGCTTTGTTTTCTGTCAACCTTCATACTTAGCTCAGACTCGATACTCCCAGGATGAGAAAGCTGGCCTTCAATGGGTTGCGAGCATTTTTTCAAACAGATGTCAGTAATGTTTTGGAAAGACAAACTTCTGAACCTCAAGAGATTCTGCTCCACAGTATTCAAGCCAACTAAATAAAATGGATCTAGAGCAAGACAATGCAAGTTTACCAGCATCTCATCGACTAATTGTGCCTTCTTTTGCTTAATTCGAGTCTCTGAAATACTGCAAAGTTGATGCTCATTAAAAGATTCTTTCAAACCAGGAATTTCAGAGTTCGTTCTGTTTGTCACACCAACTGCCAGGTAAGATACAGAGGGGCCAAAACTTTCTCCACAGCTTTGTTTTCTGTCAACCTTCATACTTAGCTCAGACTCGATACTCCCAGGATGAGAAAGCTGGCCTTCAATGCCTTTAGGTTGCAagcattttttcaaacaaatgtcAGTAATGTTTTGGAATGACAAACTTCTAAACTTCAAGAGATTCTGCTCCACAGTATTCAAGCGTTTTCCAACTAGATAAAATGGATCTAGAGCAAGATAATGCAAGTTTACCAGCATCTCATCGACTGATTGTGACTTCTTTTGCTTAATTCGAGTCTCTGACATACTGCAAAGTTGATGCTCATTAAAAGATTCTTTCAAACCAGGAATTTTAGAGTTCGTTCTGTTTGTCACACCAACTGCCAGCTTATTTTCCACTTCCTCAAAGAATAGCTGAGATTCATCTTCCAGTTCTAAAATATCTGATTCATGAAAAACTGAGTTCTTTTTCTCACTACCTAGAAAGACATTCAAACAGAAAGAAGTTACAACCCATGAAATCAGCCATCTGGTAAGTAGAACACAAGCACCCGAGCTGGATATCCTGTGCTATAAATCCTCAATATTAGGAAATAATCCCACAAACAGGACAAAAGCCCATGTACATTTGACAAAGAGATTAAACTAAACACTTGAGAGTACCTTCTAGCATCAGATTAGTCAAAAATTCACAGAAACATCAAGTTTGTACGTGGAAAAAAAGGGGGGAAACATAGCATGCAAGAGCAACCAacgaaagaaaacaagaaaacaagttTGCAAGAGCATATATAACCACCAAACAGAGAACTTGTGGATCTTGGACTCGGTTCTAGAGTTTTGACTTTATCAGGGTCATTTTGCCTGCAAAATCTCCTATACTCGCACTACTCACTAACCACAACAACTAAACCCTTATAATAAGACTTTGATGCAAAGTCAAAGACCAAGCAAAGAAGTATACACCAACCATTTCGTTAATGACCCCTTCCCAGACTAGATTAAAAAACAAGTTCCAAATAGAAAATGCATAATTCAATTACAAAAGAGACCACACAAATACAAGAAAATTTAATCAAACCATACCAACCAATTTGACCAACTAAAAAATCTCATCTACCCCAAATTGTTCCATAGATTTGCTTTTCAAATCACAGCATCCACTCCTTCCACGAACCCACATTGTCAA from Corylus avellana chromosome ca1, CavTom2PMs-1.0 encodes the following:
- the LOC132174933 gene encoding uncharacterized protein LOC132174933 isoform X1, with the translated sequence MQRGDVVWARVVFPHSWWPGVVLRIDSLGVLVSFFDLQPNRYFLNSELRPFDHTFRSSMVRNNKDELFDRALEVFGRRTLRSLTCPCQRTNRSGPRDLRGTTSFQAVGVLGFVLRMGVSPLVEETEFVEAVRSVAQVQAFRGYGSAKRTLMYKGQCQRRGSEKKNSVFHESDILELEDESQLFFEEVENKLAVGVTNRTNSKIPGLKESFNEHQLCSMSETRIKQKKSQSVDEMLVNLHYLALDPFYLVGKRLNTVEQNLLKFRSLSFQNITDICLKKCLQPKGIEGQLSHPGSIESELSMKVDRKQSCGESFGPSVSYLAVGVTNRTNSEIPGLKESFNEHQLCSISETRIKQKKAQLVDEMLVNLHCLALDPFYLVGLNTVEQNLLRFRSLSFQNITDICLKKCSQPIEGQLSHPGSIESELSMKVDRKQSCGESFGPSVSYTDNPVNCLGLKRKLDHQPYVSCSSFKLHKTIPTTAYLQINKTGCKENSSDSYISGPALSDLSHHGHIVEIAKLQEPEERVDMLNDARACISCVTRQETGRSVSIWEDDEGVEVDCNLNLHRPLATQSAFNHIIGTHANVIEVDSRLAAKICLSQSDPTVDKIKMLPSDGVGTTSVRSNKEPSISVTSRDSYKENKELYQPVTSDSSFELRRGQQLEALAACTTLHMKFPRDLKLPSKQELVKELSPFSTVDSLKTKISSYTGAAQVVLLHPTDALAAYQFAKENRVLFGGANIRFWLDPLEHKRRGTQSLVPSPSLTGKAVDPKSCQPVSSDTSFKSQRGKQLEALANIAASTSLHMKFPKDFELPSKEELIKKFSPFGTVDSSRTKISSCTGAAKVVFVHPTGAMAACQYAKKEKLLFGEANIRFWLDPLEHMRRGTKFSVPSTSLTGKPVSPKSCPPVCSNSSFKSQRVEKLKALATIAASSSLCIKFPKDFKLPSKQELVKRFRPFGTVDPKRTKAFSHKDAVRVVFLRPLDAFAAYIYAKKKKVLFGGANIRFWLEQLEHRRRGTKSSVESVPSPVLTGEPVNLKSCLKKSHPIESKDKQKPYKIPLSSEYEQLRNYPSSPRRIIVMNKMDLANRSQMKEWIRYFEQQNCISYGVNSHNKENIKQFLNFLQAQVRELKKTDHSSYTTTIMLVGIPNVGKSALVNSLHQIGRISAAEKGKLKHAIVSPHPGETKDISSLKIGSHPNIYVLDTPGVLPPKILDTEVCSKLALTGSIRDCLVGEREIAQYFLAILNLSDEYKKWAKLAMNENDRIFVDDKPECLSSSELDMKQKRQYPTDHTQDFIVHDIRRTLFETISSFDGNVEDEKDMCRLIETQFTALREAFRIPMELGEEAQDKVAAKLLNLYRTGRLGHYTIDPKPCHTQ
- the LOC132174933 gene encoding uncharacterized protein LOC132174933 isoform X2, which produces MQRGDVVWARVVFPHSWWPGVVLRIDSLGVLVSFFDLQPNRYFLNSELRPFDHTFRSSMVRNNKDELFDRALEVFGRRTLRSLTCPCQRTNRSGPRDLRGTTSFQAVGVLGFVLRMGVSPLVEETEFVEAVRSVAQVQAFRGYGSAKRTLMYKGQCQRRGSEKKNSVFHESDILELEDESQLFFEEVENKLAVGVTNRTNSKIPGLKESFNEHQLCSMSETRIKQKKSQSVDEMLVNLHYLALDPFYLVGKRLNTVEQNLLKFRSLSFQNITDICLKKCLQPKGIEGQLSHPGSIESELSMKVDRKQSCGESFGPSVSYLAVGVTNRTNSEIPGLKESFNEHQLCSISETRIKQKKAQLVDEMLVNLHCLALDPFYLVGLNTVEQNLLRFRSLSFQNITDICLKKCSQPIEGQLSHPGSIESELSMKVDRKQSCGESFGPSVSYTDNPVNCLGLKRKLDHQPYVSCSSFKLHKTIPTTAYLQINKTGCKENSSDSYISGPALSDLSHHGHIVEIAKLQEPEERVDMLNDARACISCVTRQETGRSVSIWEDDEGVEVDCNLNLHRPLATQSAFNHIIGTHANVIEVDSRLAAKICLSQSDPTVDKIKMLPSDGVGTTSVRSNKEPSISVTSRDSYKENKELYQPVTSDSSFELRRGQQLEALAACTTLHMKFPRDLKLPSKQELVKELSPFSTVDSLKTKISSYTGAAQVVLLHPTDALAAYQFAKENRVLFGGANIRFWLDPLEHKRRGTQSLVPSPSLTGKAVDPKSCQPVSSDTSFKSQRGKQLEALANIAASTSLHMKFPKDFELPSKEELIKKFSPFGTVDSSRTKISSCTGAAKVVFVHPTGAMAACQYAKKEKLLFGEANIRFWLDPLEHMRRGTKFSVPSTSLTGKPVSPKSCPPVCSNSSFKSQRVEKLKALATIAASSSLCIKFPKDFKLPSKQELVKRFRPFGTVDPKRTKAFSHKDAVRVVFLRPLDAFAAYIYAKKKKVLFGGANIRFWLEQLEHRRRGTKSSVESVPSPVLTGEPVNLKSCLKKSHPIESKDKQKPYKIPLSSEYEQLRNYPSSPRRIIVMNKMDLANRSQMKEWIRYFEQQNCISYGVNSHNKENIKQFLNFLQAQVRELKKTDHSSYTTTIMLVGIPNVGKSALVNSLHQIGRISAAEKGKLKHAIVSPHPGETKDISSLKDQLEIA